A window of Kyrpidia spormannii genomic DNA:
GGGGGATTGAATTTGCTTAATGCCTTCGATGGGGCCGGACGCATTGAGGTGTTCGATGCGGTGCAGAGTGGGGGGCACCCTGGGGAGGTGTACCGGATTCCGGGAAGGCAGGTGGAGTTCTGGCCGGCCCGGTCCTCCCACGATTTCGGCATTGAGCAGGTGATTCGCCTGTACTGCGAGATCAGCCCGGATCCTCTGGATCTCGATGATATCGTACTCTATGGGATTGAAGTCAAAGGCCTTGAGTTCGGGGAGTCTTTGTCGCCACCCGTCCAACAGGCCTGCGATCGATTGTTCAACCGCCTCGTGGAGGAGCTTGATCCGTGAAGAAAGACACATGGCATGGGTGGGTGGAAGAGTATCTCGCCGGGGGGGAGTTTGCGGGGGGATACGGAAGGCCGGAGCGAACGGATGAAGATGGGGCATGGGTAAGGGCGCGGGAGACGCTAGGTGCTTGGCTGGCAGGACATGTTGAAGAGGTCGCCGGGGAGGAACCCGATAGGGGGAAGTTGCGCGAATCTGTTGAGGAGATGCTGTACCGATTGGCGCTCTCCGGGGCGGGGAGCGCGGAATTGGATCGGCACCTCGGGGTGCTCAAGGCGTTCTCCGCCTGGTGCGTTGCCGCGGGAAAGTTGTCCTTCGATTTTGCCGGTGACATTCCCTGGATAGGTGAAACGGATCCCGGACTTGTCGCGCATATTCGCGGAAAATGGGCTTTGAACGATCGATTTTATGGCATCGAGGAGAATGGTTGAAGGGAGGGATTCGGGATGTGTTTGGCAGTACCGGGGCAAATCCTGTCCATCGAAGGGGAAGGGCGCACGGCCATGGTGGACATGGGCGGGGTGAAGCGACGGGTGAGTCTGGAGCTTTTGGACGATGTCCGGGTGGGTCAATATGTGCTGGTGCACGTAGGGTTTGCCCTCCAAACGATCGACGAGGCCGAAGCCCGGGAGACCCTTGAGATACTGGAAACGTATTTTCGAGAGGAGTTGGAGGCGGAGACGGGAGGAGGTGATCCGAGGGGATGAAGTACGTCGACGA
This region includes:
- a CDS encoding hydrogenase maturation protease, which encodes MLQPIHMIFLGNPLWGDDGAGTYLLRRFSRLRESRGSLSRQGRPVVLIDGGTGGLNLLNAFDGAGRIEVFDAVQSGGHPGEVYRIPGRQVEFWPARSSHDFGIEQVIRLYCEISPDPLDLDDIVLYGIEVKGLEFGESLSPPVQQACDRLFNRLVEELDP
- a CDS encoding HypC/HybG/HupF family hydrogenase formation chaperone yields the protein MCLAVPGQILSIEGEGRTAMVDMGGVKRRVSLELLDDVRVGQYVLVHVGFALQTIDEAEARETLEILETYFREELEAETGGGDPRG